The following DNA comes from Rhinolophus sinicus isolate RSC01 linkage group LG06, ASM3656204v1, whole genome shotgun sequence.
ATTTCTGTCCATGCTGTCTAAGAATTGCCTCCCAACAGTTTCTTCCACTCTATTTTCATTGCCTTATCTCACGCCTGAATGAAGATATAATGCCACTTTCCTTGTGAATATTTCCTCACAGCTTCTGCATGTTAACTAGCTCAAAATTTTGTAAGTGTGGAAGAGAGAGCAGGCTAGAGAAGACCCCTTTTGTCTCAAGGTCCAGTCAGAAGGCAGAAAGCAGTTATTaatttggaaaaggaaattttaatgaaAGGATTAACTGGTGATGTGATTAACGGCTAACGGTTAAAGAGTACACAAGGCTGAGATCAGACCTTGTCGGGAAGTCTATAGCCCACCGGAGGGCTGATAGTTTATTGGGTGTCAGAAGCCAGAGCTGACAAACAAGAACTCCCCCGTGAAGTGCCCACGAAAGTCAACAGGAAACTGCCCAGGGTTGCAGTTGAACTCCCTGGGAAGGCAGCTGGGTGTTTGAAAACTCACAGACCACACGGGGCAGGAGGTAGAATGCCGCTGAACTCCGTGGAAGCCAGCTGTGGAAGAGGCAGTggatggactgaattgtgccccgaCTCCCCCCAAAAAcgtatatgttgaagtcctaacttcCAGTGTGGTTGTATTTGGAttaagaagtaattaaggttaagtgaAGTCTTAAGTGTGGAGCCCTGGTCTAATAATAAGATTCGTGTCCTCATAATATCAGCTATACCAGGgagcttgctttctctttctacACCGTGAGGATACTGCAAGAAGCCAAGAAGACAGCTCCCACCGGAAACTGAAATGGTTCATaccttgatcttgcacttccagcctccagaagagTAAGAAATGagtttctgtggtttaagccacccagtctgtagtataTTGCCATGCAACCCACCTAACACAGGCAGAGTGCTGCGAACACACTGCAAATTCAGCTAAGTTGCCACAGAAATTGTCGGGAAACTTCCGTGGCCTAGGGATACCACTGAAACTCTCTGGGGTCAGTGCCACTAGGTGTTCTGAACATGAGAAGAGCACCACAGAgctagaaggaaggaaagcacaCAAGTCCTGGAATAGgtgtctttattttctgcttgttCCTCCAGCGTCCTTTCCTGGCAAAGATTAGCATTGTGCCCAGCTGGCACAGGAGAAATGTTTGCCCCGCATCACAAGCAGGGCAAAGAAGGGTGGTTGTGGAGCTAAAAGTAAATAAGTAGATAACTGGCATACAACTCTTCTCTGAAAAAGGAATTGAGGAGAACTCCTAAGGGGAGGAGagtaatgataaaattatatttacaaaggacaaatttcagttatttgtcaagaaagaagaaaaaatggcgTGTAAGGTGATTAGTCCCAACAGAACTTTCTCATACGGTTCCCATCAGAAGGCACTAATAGAAGTgcagggggtggccggttagctcagttggttagagcgcggtgctcttacaacaaggttgccggttcaatccccacatgggccactgtgagctgcgccctccacaactagattgaaacaactacttgacttggagctgatgggtcctggaaaaacacacttaaaataaattttaaaattaaaaaaaaaaaaaaaagaagaagtgcAGGTAGAGGAGGTTTGGGAGGGAGGTTTGAAACAGAGTCTCAGAGGAGTGAGTCTATGTCAAAATAAAGCAAGGGCAGGAGAAATAGGTGGAGACCGTGGTGGCAGGTTAGCTGGTGAGAGCAGGCTCCATACACAGCTGAGAACAGGATGCAGTGTGGGAAAGTCTGAATTTACCCAACCTACTTCATGTGTTGTTATTAATACtgttttaccttcacttattccttcttcagtgttctttctttctttctgtagatctcagtttctattattattttccttctctctgaaaaacttcttcaaatatttcttgcaAAACAGGTCTATGCCAACAAATACCCTcaactttttgtttgtctgaggaagtctttatttctcctttacttttgtaGGATAATTTCACAGGGTACACAATTTAGGATGGTGGTTTTTTTCTCTAACCATCTTAAACATTTCACTTCccttttttcttgtttgcatGGGCTCTGAGAAGTTGGATGTAATTCTTGTCTTTGTTCCTTTAtagcagggtgtccaaacttttttcaacgttttttaccaagggccatattcggtaaaatacacacaaagctgggccactcactcgaggtgaagtatgtattgcctcacctggtttatttaagtaaactaaatatatttttggaatttgctgtgggccaataaaaaatggactgCGGGCCGCaattggcccgtgggccgcagtttggacagcCCTGTTTTATAGGTAAGGTGGTTTTTCTCCCTCGGGCTTCTTTCAGgaacttttctttatctttgattttctgtatatGCTTAATCGtagggtttagtttttttgtttgtttatttgtggggttttttggttttggttttggggttgttgttgtttttggcaCTTATCCGGTTTGGTGTCCCTGAACTTGCTGGATCTGTAGTTTGGTATCTGACATTGatggaaaattctcagtcattattgttcCAAATATTTcatctgttcctttctctctctcttctccttctggcattcCTGCTCCTGTATGTTATACCTTTTGTAGCTGTCCCACTGTGCGTGGgtattctgttgtttttcttccagtttttgttctctgctttttgatTTTTAAGGATTCTATTGATATATCCTCTAGCTCAGACTATCTTTTCTCAATGACGTCCATTCTAAGCAGctcatcaaaggcattcttcactTCTGTTACCGTGTTTTTCACGTctggcatttttgttgttgttgttctttcttaggatttccctctctctgcttacattgcccatctgttcttgcacGCTGCCCACTTTATGCACaagcccttagcatattaaccATAGCTGTTTTAAGTTCGCAATCTGATCATTCTAACATCCTCTCCATGTCTGGTTCTGATGTTTGCTCTGTCTGTTCAAATTGTGTTTTTGCCCTTTGGAATGCCCTGTAATTTCTTCTTGACAGCCAGACATGGTGTTCTGGGTGAAAGGACCGACGACTGCACAGGCCTTCAGCAACGTGGTGGCGGGAGGGGAAGCCTCCTATCCTCCTATGATCAGGGCTCGGTTATCAGTGAACTTTgtctctggactgtgaacttGACAAGTATTTCTCAGGTATTTTTTCTCTCCCGTCAAGTGGGACAGGACAACTACAGCAGGCTGGAGTGGGTTAGTCCCTCCCCCACGTCAGTTAGACTCTGTTAATGCCATTTCCTCTGAGGGCAGACCAGGTAATTACAGAGGGCTCTGATGGGTTTCAAAATggctcctttccccttcccctgctgGAAACCAGCGGAAATTTTCCAAGATATTTTCTGTGAGGACCTGATTGAGCTCCTGAAGGTAAATCTCACAACATTGTGGGGGACCCTCTATGACTGGGTCCCCCTGGAGGTTTTAACTCTCAGAGTTGCCTCACTGAGCTTCCAGCAATCCCAGTGCAGGTTTTCCTACCCAGACTCTGGTTCGCCCAGCGGGTCCTGCTCCTGAGTCGGCTCCAGGGAAGCTTGATCTCTGCCTGTCTCTTCAGTCGAGGAGGCAGTGGTTTGCTCTGTGTCCTCACCTCTCTTATGAATCCAAGAAGAGTTGCTTGTTCATTCTGTTCAGCTTTTCACTTGTTAAGACATTAGAAAGAGGAGAGGTGACCCAGGGTCCTTGCACGCAGAACTGAAGCTGATGTTATTGATATTgcaattgaattttttaatattttttctattgaaatttgACAAATTCGATTCTTCTGCATTTTGAACttcatgtgttctttttttttatgatattCACTTTACACTAGTTTCTAAAACAGAGTTTCGGTGGCAATGGCTAAGTTTTTCTGCACATAATAAAGTATATTTCCTCCCTTAGATCAGTGTATGTCAGAATTTGTTGTGTGGCCCACCCACATTTAAATGTGCTGGGAGTGCTCATAGAAAAAGTGCATTCCTGAGCCTCCTCCTGTAGCCAGGAGTCAGAATCttggaggaggggtggggctaGGAATCAACATTTTGAACAATGCCTCAGATTATTTTACGCTCAATACAATGAGAATAACTGTCCCGGGTTTTGCTACCACCTAGTGATAGAACCTGTCAGGGGCTTAGCGAAAACACTCATCAATCAGGAAAACATGGAATAATGTCAAACAGGCATCAAAGAAGAAACAGTCATTATGCCCTGACAGAGAGAAGCTATTTGACAGAATCAccaaataagaaatacataacaTTAGTAAGAAATATCCCATAGAACAAAGTACAGTAAATGGTTTAGCtcagttcatttttatatctataaacACCCATCTTACCACCATTGGATTGAGATGCATTTTATTGCCAgcatgtagtcacacaacagcctagccaactgccacccctcaccccaccccccgtgtctttccttaaggaaagaagagtctgtgatactgtgcctttctgggactctgttccatccttgtgtttacaccttatgtctctctgtctggtccccaaaagatggtttgcagccaaagacgggtaagatatctcacggaagatacaacctaagccaggcaaaaccgagtagggacccccaatgagctaccttagaaaaatatgggaaggggccttgcctcccttTCCCCCTGCCTAGGAAAAGCCATTActggctctggcttttccctcgcagctgtttgtgagagaagtcatgggggcaataaagatcagttctctccacttgtCTCAACAGAGCTGTTACAATCCGAGAGACTTGTCCCTGAGAGGGTACATACCGtaattaagacatcatgggaccttgtgcttcggctgctaacagacaaagggtgattggaataaacatttttctgctatgatgtatgagtctcacaccgtgtaaaaaacaatgttactttcttgtttttgtatacctatcaataaaaaccttcagtcagctttattctgggctccagaCCTCTGAGACTgcgagacccctggccttcggagagatttaactacattaagtctctgtttatttctttcttaaaaacttaacccaagccGCCCCTTCTTGCACCCTCACTGCtcgtgttgcgctggatgcgacaCCAGCACCCCAGAGGATGCCTCATGCCTGTGCCCACTTGAGGTCCCCCACCAAAGGGAAACCCTATTTTGACCTCTCtcactgtagattagttttgcctgatTTTGATGGTCAGATAAAAGAAATCATGCAAAATGTTCTCTTGTGTGTCTGACTTTCTTCCACGTGATACTGTATCTATGAGATGCATGCAGTCACTGTTGCTTATACCAATAGTTTGTTCTTGTTCAATAAGGTacagtattctattgtatacatataccatgATTTATTAGCTCATTCTATGTGACTGGACAATTAGGCTTTTAAAATTGGGGCTGTTATCGATAAATCTGCAATGACACTGGTGTACATGTGCGTTGGTGAGCATAGCACTCAAATGTTAGGGACAGGGTCTGTAAAATGAAACCCTGATCTTTAAAAGTATAATTCTGATTAGTAATCTTTCTTCTTAATGTGTTAATAATGTGTCAATAACATGTTACTGGTAATGATATATCATTAATCTTTCTGTCTTCTGTAaagtataaattattataaattttcttgGTTAAACTAGACTTTGTGAAATGCTTTCCGTGTGCCCCAAACTGATCCGAGCCCCTGTCAGCATTAATCATGTCCTCCTGACAACAACCCTGCGAGGTCGGTACCATTACTCTCCTCATTTTATATTCATGGAACTGCTCACCATTCTTCCCACTGTCCCTGAGCCTGGGACTTGGGCCTCAGGTGCCATGCTCGGTTATGATAGCTGTGAGGCTGTCTCACTTTGGTTTTCGGATTCTTAAGAGCCTTGGTGTTCTTCTGTTTCATATAAATCAATTATATCAGAAAAACGGCTCCTCGTAGGCTCCTCAACAGCCTGGTCACACATGGCTATTAGGCTAAGGGTACCATCTAATTTAGTATATAAACCAGGTCACGTGTAAGAGTAAAAAGGAGGTGTCACTATTAACAATTAGGCTGAGAGAGTAAGTGCTAAGATTGTCCTTGAAAATCAAGACTCAGTGACTCATGAGAGTCTCTTGGGAAATCCCTCTAAAGAGGCTAGAGATTATATATGACCATAACAGGATGGCTTTCTTTTACAGCAGAAACAAGTGAAAACAGCTGACTGCCACCGTTGTCTATTGTTCTAAGCAAGGCCCAGCAAGGCACTGTGTGTCCCTTCCCAGAAAACAGAATACATTAAGTGACAAAGGAAGAGAACTTGCTATGATTATCAAAATCCCTGTGAGGAGTTAGTTCCTCTTGGTGTCTAGAAACTGTACTTGCTTTCTCTATAATGATTCTATCAAAGAAGAGAATGACTTAATGACGTGAGAAAGTGGGGAATGGATTTCCACCACAGAATGGCCCCAAAGGGACTCAGAATTATAACGGAATGTGATCACCGGCCCACGATTTCTGCCCTGAGGAGAGTAGGAGAATGGCGTGTGGCCATCACATGCCATGCTCTATGACGCAGTGCCCCAAGCACACCCATGACCAATGGCTGTGCAGAGTCGACAATTGCCTCCTTTCCCCGCCATGTTGACTCCTAAGACCAAGTGAGCTGAGCCAGCTCAGGAACCTGGACTACCCGGGCCACAGGGAATCCCATCTTTCCCAGGAGTGGAAGTTGTGTGGGGAAAATCCGAATGTTGCTCAGCATTGCTTTGGATAAGAACCAAAGGCCCAGGGGAGTCCTTGATAGCTATCTGCCCTCCAACTTTCATCTCATTATACCTCCAAGAACTGAAAGGTGACACAGACCCAGAAAGAGGCGTCACTCCTAATTTTGGCAGGTTCGAATCCAACACAAGAACTCCCAAAcaggggcagacgggtggctcccttggttggagtgtgggctctgggcAACTGGGCTgcccattcgattcccacatgggccagcgagctgcaccctccacaactagaatgaagtcaatgagctgctgctcaccTCCtgggtagccagatggctcagttggttggagcatgggctctcaactacaaagttgccggttccaccccgcaagggatggtgggctgcgccccctgcaactaacaatggcaactggacctgaagttgagctgtgccctccacaactaagattgaaaggaaaaattgacttggaaaagtcctggaagtacacactgttccctaataaagtcctgtttcccttccccaatagactcttaaaaaaaaaaaaaattcccaaacacTAGCTGATCCTGGCCTGATTTGCTTCATGGTGGGTCACCACTCCTCTTTCTAATATCCTACTCAAAATTCCTCTAGTCTGGTAATGAATTGGAAGTCCTTCATCCTCGTTCATCtctgcattgctggtgggacaCAAATCCCACCTCCTCCCGGCTATTATTTATCGTCTTACAAAATCTCAGCTCTCAAGCCTCCATGATTTGCTTGGAGATACATCCCTGTATCTCCAATGCACTGCTCACCTCCCTTTTCTCCATGGAAGCTCTCCAGGCAGAACCCTGAGCCGGTACTCCCTGGGCTGGGCTTTACTTACCCTACTGCTCTCCTCGGGCTCCACCCAGTTTCCATCTGAAGAAAGGACCAATCTGTCCTCTGGATCCCCCATCATCTCTGCCACATTATACACACATTGCTCTGTTTTTCTCTAGGAAAATCCAACAACCTTTAAAATTCCACTTTTGTACCATAGACTTCATCACCCTCATagcatttacataaaatatcttccCAAGATAATCTTATTAAACTCACACAGTGAAGCACGCTCTGCTTTTCTGGTTGCAACTACTATTCTCTAACATCGCACCCTCCCCACATGCTCATGCTGCATTCTTGTGCCAGCTTTCTCTGCATCCTACATGGCtcttcttttctaataatttaaCAGCCAGTGagccattttctcatttttatggtGTGCCATTTCTCCAGGACATTGTAGCAAGTTTCTACACCACAGTTCAACATTCTTGGGTTATGGCGCCCTCCGAATATCACCGGCCGTTAGGACCTTCAACAGCAACTGATCACGAAGACACTTGAGCCTGGAGGACTCCCATTCCCAGTGCTGAGTCCACCCGCCATGGGTGCTGGGAGTTGTATTTTCCTGCGCTGTCtgtccttctttcctcctcctgtaCACTGGGGTCCCAGCTTCATCCTGAGCTGTCCCTCGCAATGGAGCACAGTCCACTGTACCACTTACCCTATATTCTCACATTCTTCAATCAAATCTCTTTTCTAATATTAACTACCCTTCACAGTACATGTCAGTACATtattgtgaaaaaaaagaaaagaaacttttccCACAAGTTGTGAGACTGAAAACAGCCAGAACATCCCAACTTGCTGCATCCCTGTGAGATGCCAGGTTGCTAAATCTGGGAAATTGGATGTGTGTGAAAAATAACCATCATGTTCTAGAAGCTGTGTTCTGACCAAGAGGAATTTCGCACATCTCAGTGTTTTGCTTCAATCCTCTCTGCTCATTTGTTTCACTAGCAAAGTGTCAGTATGTATAGCACCAGGCACATCCCCCCAGGCAGAAGGCACAGGCAGCTCAGCTTCACCCGGAGTCTCAGCAGGAACGAACAGCCAACAGGAGGTGCTAGAACTTTCCAACAGGTTTCCTCTTTGGAGATTCTTTCTCCCCACTAGCTGTCTTGTACTGCATCCCAGCTCTCTGCATTTTTCCTGAATCGACTGCTCTCACAATTAGAATTTGTCGTGGCCGTTTGCAGGTTGCAAACCAATTCACAAGGCATAACagaatagaagttagaaagtttatttaataaGAGAAGCACGACAGAGAAGTTACTGGGGGCAAAGTCTAGAATAGACGACACTGATCTTCAGGTTAGCTTTTCTTATAAAGGAAAATGTAGGtaattttcttacagcagagGATGTGACATATAAACTCAGGATATTTGACATATAGACTGAAGTTATTTGATTGACATGTGCAGGTTATACAACTGGTCTCTTTCTGAGCATGcccttacccagaatgcatataAAAAAGCCCACGGGGGAGGGGGTAGGCAAGCCATAAtggttattttattataattatactaTAATAAGACCGAAGCTCAGGGTAAGGGCAGGCTCCAGCAGTCTGCGCAAGTGCTAGAAACCAGACAATTCTAGTCGGGGTCTTATCTCCTTTTTCTAGGAACGTttcaacacaaatatttatttgtaggggctgggcctgggcatTCCCTGGGAAGTGCATGCAGGCAGTTCCGAGTTCTGATCCAATTACCTTCTGCTAGCCCCCTTGGGCTCactttttgttaacttttttccgCTACATCAGAATTCACCAGATGTGAATACTTTAGGGGTAGGGATTTTGTCGTGTGCTTCTTCTGTGTGAGGTAGTGATGGGTTGAGCgcatcccacaaatatttatggattaaTTCACTTCATGTCACAGAGCGGTATGTCAGTCACAAAATTTCCAAATGTCTTTTGGAAATTTCCTGTACAGTTGGGTTTCCGGGCTAATAGGGGGTGGCTGAAACGGAAAGTGGTTTATACAAAAGCCCATTGCAATCTTTCATACGGTAAACTACTGGGATTCCAGTGAGATACTTGGATATGGAGGACTGGACCCTCCGAAATTCCATCTGTCTACATATAAATCTTCTAtctacacatgtgtatatatgtgtacacatatattacatgtaatatatatgtaattgcaATATAGTGCATGTAGTATATATATTACATGCCATATATTGTGTGGGGTTTATTTTTGAACTATAAGAATGAGTCAACAATGCtcctataaagaaaaataacaaaacgtGTGTCATCCTTGGTGAAACTATTTCTCTCTGCAGCAGGATGAAACTTTCTGTGGTCCTCATTTTCTGCTCCCTGATCCTGGGTGTCAGCAGCCAAATATGGTCAAGTTTCCTCAAGGAGGCTGCTCAAGGTAAGGACCAAAGAATGGGATGTGGGGGGCTGCATCTGGCTGCCCCCAAGATTTTGTGAGCAGAGGCCACATCCCCACTGGGCAAAGACCACAAGTGGGTAGAAAATAAGCACTGTTTTCATGACAACAGTTacccagactttttttttagtggaaatatatttgacatataacattgtgtagaTTTAGGATATCCGTCGTGTTAATTTCATACTTTTTATATTGTCATAAGATTGCCTTTGTAGCAATAATTATCATCTTGTTCATATTATATAATTATCGTTTCTTTTTGGTAGTTGGAATAATTAAGAGCTAGCATCTTGGCAAGTTCATGATTATAATACAGCGCTGTCTATATTCACCGTGCTGTGCTTTAGATATCTAGGGCTTATTTGATGCTAGTTATATTAAGTCTGTGCCCTTAAAGAACATCTGTCTTGTCCCCCCACAGGCTGGCTCCTCTGGCCAGCTTTGCACTCTTGTATGAGGACCTTCAGGGCTGAGTCCACGTGCGGTATGGGCTCCAACTTTGAGCACAAATATGCAAGGTATCTATAGTCAGGTATCCAGTTCTCTAGCACAAGATGGCCTCTACTGCCCCCTAGTGGAATATCCAGGACAGCTTATTTCTTTGTCTCAGGTAGCCAAGCAGTGGGTGCATCAAGCGAGTGGGCAGTGTGTTCCCACCGCCTAAGACTTAGAAATTACACCCAGACTAACTGAGCTATTCATACTCGCTAGGCACTCTCAGAGAGATTTACAGGTATGCATGAACACATTTTCATCCTCAAGAATCAATCCTTAATCCTGCGATAAAGGTGCTATTGCCCCTTAGAGAAACTGAGACACGAAGAGATTAAAATACCTAACATCGTCCCAAACCAGAGCAGGATTTCTTTAACCCAGGAGGTCAAGCTCCCAGACCTTGCTGTTCACCACGGGGCTATGCTGCCTCCCAGACGAGAGCATGAGAGAGGAAGGGATTTGTGGGTGCACATTGTGTTCTGTATCTGAGCAAATGGCCAATAGTGGGAACGTAGTGCCTTTGGAAGGAAACTCTATAGAGCAACTCTGCCCACAATAAAAGGCACAATGAATTACCTGATGACGGCTTTACTGGGACTGAGATCTGGCCAGGAAACGATAGCAAGAGTGACAGAACCATTATAAAGTGGCAAAAACAGGTTTATCACACAgaattattttgtgttattttctgtCATTGTCTATGAATCATTGTTTATAAGCTCAGAACAGCAGGCATGAGAATCACTGTTCTCTGGGCTTCTTTGTGAAATGCAGACGCCTGGGTCTGCACACACACCTGCTCCATTGCATCACAGTGTCTGGGGCTGAGCCTGAAATCCAGCCTTTACGGAGCAGCCCGCTGATGCTGGGCACATGAGAGGTGGAGAACCACTACCTCTGGGTTTGCTGCCCCCATGTGACAAAATGTGTCAGGCATAGTGGAAATGTTTATTATGCAAGTCTGGACTCCAAGAATCTATTTACATCAGTAACTCAGAGGAAACAACTAGAGAAAAATTGTCATACCTCCCAACAAAATTCTATTTATGAATTCCAGAAACAAAACgtataaaatagagataagtTATCTCATGGAGGTATTACATTAACTATGATTACAACTCTACAtctgatatttctttttcctattcaGTAGAGTCTGGGCCATTCTATTCTAGCTTGATCAGTCTCCTGACATCTGTAATTCATTCCCTCACCTTCATCTAGTTTAGtcctgttacatttttttccGCCCTTCCTAAGGTCCAGAGAAGAGATggtatattgagcacctacaattTTCTCCACGTTATACAGTATTTTCTCAGTTCTTCTGTGAAATCACACTGGGGAAAGCAGTACTCCCCCATTTCACTGAGGGACACTGAACTTGAGAGCTGGTGGTCGGTTGCCCTGGGCTGCATCGATTACCCTGTTTCCTTAAAGCTCTCTAGGGACCTCACCTTTATCACCTGCTGATTGATCTCTGACAGTTGCCCACATGCCGAATGTGCCCAGACATCAGGATCCATTCAGGACAAGCTGCCCTCACTTTGCCCACAGGGATGGGATGAATGTCTGCCACTGACGAGGTGGGAGCCCTGTGTCTGCACCTCCCTCAGGGTCACCTTTGTCCTCACGCCTCACTCTGGGGTTTCCTCCATCTTTCCAGGTGGAGGTTCATGTACAACCACACATCCCTTAAAGACCATCCCACCTCTTCCTTCCACACATCACACAGCCAAAGACAAACTAGCAACAGAACTTTGaatgaggtcagacaatgaaaCTTGTACCAAAGTCTGATGGTCATAATGTTAACCCAGGAGTGAAAAGTACAGGAATATTTTTCTCAAACCAGTATAATTTCCAAGGGCTTGTTCACAGGCTCAAATCATTGaatcaataaaagaaacatttttattcctcTATTTCACAAGATGTGATTACCttcatctcacattttctttccctttcaggGTCTAAAGACATGTGGACATGAGAGAAGCCAATTACATAGGTGCAGACAAATGCTTCCATACCTGCGGGACCTATGATGCTGCAAAAAAGGGACCTGGGGGCGTCTGGGCTGCTGAAAAGATCAGGTAACAGGGGCTCCTGGGGATGCAGGGATGAGTGAGCAGATCTTCGCTGCCTTGGAGAACCAGGAGGGGCCTATACTGGAGAAGATTCCTGTGGAGATGATGGCCCCTCCTCCTCTTGTTCACGCTGCCCCTCTGTGCCCAGTGTGGGGCCTGAGAGGCTGGAAGAGCCAGAGCAAGGCTAGTGGGAGGGGTGGTTCCCACCCTGTCCTATTGTGTGCTGTCCACCCAGCATGAGGCGGGTCAGCCGGGGCTGAGTGCGCTGTGCCCGGGGAGGGTCCCTTTCCATGACTTCTCTCAGCGTCATTCATCCTTTGGGAAGGAGAGAGTTGGGAGGATGGGCTCATCAGCCTCTGAGTCTCCTCCCTGCCTTTCTCCATTCCAGCGATGCCAGAGAGGATTCTCAGAGGGTCACTAACCGTTTTAAGCATGGAGACAGTGGCCACAGAGTGGAGGACTCAAGGGATGACCAGCGTGCCAATGAATGGGGCTGGAGTGGCAAAGACCCCAATCACTTCAGACGTGCTGGCCTGCCTGACAAGTACTGAGCTCCCTCCTCACTCTGCTCTCAGGAGACGGGGCTGCGAGCCCAGAGTCACTGAGTTCTATATCTCTAGATGCTTTTGGAGGGCACATAATAGGTGTCTAATAAATGCTTAAGAGATTGGATATTGAAAACTGTGTGTTATTCTTTGGTATAAGGATGTCCCATATGGTGCTCAGGGGTGATGGACGGACATTGCGCGTGAAGGCCTCACCTGTGCCTGTGTGTTTGGGTGTATGAAAGACAATCTCAGTGTCATACACAGCACATCCCCTGCGCCAAGCCTTCCACTCATCAGACCAGCTCTCTCCAGAACCCTCTAATTTCTTGTC
Coding sequences within:
- the LOC109436400 gene encoding LOW QUALITY PROTEIN: serum amyloid A protein (The sequence of the model RefSeq protein was modified relative to this genomic sequence to represent the inferred CDS: inserted 1 base in 1 codon) → MKLSVVLIFCSLILGVSSQIWSSFLKEAAQGSKDMWXMREANYIGADKCFHTCGTYDAAKKGPGGVWAAEKISDAREDSQRVTNRFKHGDSGHRVEDSRDDQRANEWGWSGKDPNHFRRAGLPDKY